The Candidatus Nitrosoglobus terrae genome segment GGGGCAAAATAGTAAATATATAAATACAGTCTTATCTAATTTAATTGATAAGATTATTAATGATAAGAAATTAATATCATTAATAACGTCAAATGACTAAAAGACTCTTGTTCTTGTATTGGTGATGGAAAACCCTTTTGAAGGGTTTCGTTAAATAATATTAAACTGCTGTCATTACCGCACCGCTTCGCTATTTAGGAATGTCACATTGCTATGCTTAATAACGGAGTGTAGTGGGAAACTATATCAGGAAAAATTAAAAAAACGAACCTAGACCAGACAGGGTATTCTGGTATCAGCTTAATAATAAGGAATTAAGAAGAATTGCAGTAGAAATAAAATTAACCGCTAAAACCAGGGCACTATCAGGAAATATTGGGAAATGATTCCAATAAATAGTGATTGCAGTTTTGTTTTATATTTATATGTTGCGTCAAACGAAGCAATTAAAAACAGACTTAAAAGAATATTTGATGATATTTAATGCACATTGAAGTAATTACACTGGATTATTTTAAAAGACGATTTATAGAGCGATGATCTTGACTCAAAGCGTAAGCCTGTCTAGGCAAGAAGAGAGCAAGATAAGCTCAAAGTAGAACAGGAGAGGCGACGAAGACAAAAACAGATTGAAGAGGAAGAACGGGAACGTAAACAGCTGGAGAAACTAAAACAGGAAAAGATCCAGCGGGAGCAGTAATGACTTAAACAACTATCGGAAGAACGCTGGAAACAGATATACAAATGGACTAAACAGATTAGAATTCCAATAATAATTGCATGTATTTGGATTTTTATACGGTTCACTTTCCTTTAAAATCAAAAACCTATTTAACAGATAGCTAGCCTCGCTGCGTGACCCTAAACCACCCTTGCCTAGCTTGCTTTTGGGGTGTGTGTCGTCAAGGGTTCGCTGCACCAAATCCTCACCCGCTCGCACTCACGCTGCTCTCGTTTACGCTCTGAGGCTTGCCCCTGACGAAAAACGCATCTCAGATGCGCTGTAAGACATTCTAAACCACAATCCCTTACCTAGAGAGATTATAGAGCGTTCAAGCGCATCAAAGGCTCATGATCCTGAAAGACAGAACAGCAAGAGACACGCAAAACTCGTTTTGCAAGTCGGGTCGCTGCTGACTAAGCGAAGCACGGTAGGTTTGGAAGATTTGACATGGTACACAAAATCACTGCTTTAAAAGACTAGATAGGAGTGAGTTTTATAGTAAAAGTGACTTAATTTTATGAAAGAGAACAAAAAACATGTTTTTTGTACTGAAAAAATATTCTTGTGTTGACTCATTACAAATGATGATACTTTTATAAGCACAAGATTACTGCTAAAGGAGAAGTGTCAATGAAAACCACAAGAAAAAATCAAGATCCTAGGGAAGATTATTAACCTTAAAAGCTATCTATCTGGATGGAATCGAAATCTTGCACCTGAAAATGGGTCGCTGGAAAAATCAGCTTTTCCTCTCGAACTAACCATATTGTTCTCATGCCCGCCTTTGCTGCCGCATTTAGCTCTGCTTCAACATCAGATAAAAAAAGAATTTGCGGGGGCAAAATTTTAATTTCTTCAGCAATACGCTGATAAGATTCTGGATCGTGTTTAGCGCCAATATGGGTGTCAAAATAACCACTAAAAAACACAGTCAAATCACCAGCAATAGTATGAGAAAATAGTAGCTTCTGCGCTTGAACAGAACCAGAAGAAAAAATATAGAGTGTAAGACCCACCTCTTTCCAAGCTCGCAAGTTACGCGCAACATCCGGGTAAATATGGCTAGTTAAATCACCTCTCCAATAACCTTCCTCCCATAGAATCCCTTGCAAGGACTTTAATACTGTTACCTTGGCATCAACATCAATCCATGCAATTAATTGACTAATAATACCCTCCAGACTTAAATGCTTATCTTGGGCAACAACTCGGACATCCTCCAGTAAGGAAACTATCTGTGGATCTTCAGCGTGCTGTTTTACAAAACACGCTATCCGCTCCCGTGAATAAGGAAATAATATGTCTTTAACAAAAGAAAGAGAGGTCGTAGTTCCCTCAATATCAGTGATAATAGCCCGAATCATAATTTTTATTGCTCTAAACGAGGAAAGCGATCGGCAATATCACTGCCAGTAAAATCAGCTACCCATCCATCTGGTGTGGTAAAGAAACGGATACATTTTAAGTTTGGATTTGCACCCATATCAAACCAATGCCGAATTCCCGCAGGCACGCTGATAAGATCGCCAGATTGACAAAGCAAAGCATATACTTTTCCTTGGGTATGTAAATAAAATTGTCCTTGACCCTCGACAAAGAAGCGTACCTCAAAGTCATCATGGGTATGTTCTTTTAAAAATTTTTCTCGAAGCCCTTTTTTTTCTGGATGATCAGGCTTGATACTGATAACGTCCACTGATTTAAATCCATATTGCTGACATAACTTATCTACGGAATCCCGATAAGCGGCTAGAATTTCTTCTTGAGAAGATTCTGAAATTAAAGATTCCCGTTCTTCCCAGCGCTGAAACTGTACCCCAATCTCATCCATATATTGAGCAATATTCTCAAATTGTATATGGGTAGCCGCCTGATTAGGATCGTCTTCATTATAAATCTTTAATCTACTCATAGGTTCTATAATCTCCGTCTAAGTACCTCGCACTCAAATAAAAACTCAAGCGCCTCTACACGATGGCGAGCCTGTTCAACACTACCTCCCCAAGTATATAGGCCATGACCTGCAATAAGATACCCAGGGCTATCTGGTGTTTGTGCTAAGTAATCATCTACAACAATGGATAAACGGCTTATATCCTGATCATTAGGAAAGATAGGGATCCGCACTGAGATTTGATGAGTCTTTATTCCAGGAAGAATCTTAAGTAGCTCGTAATCGCTTAAGATTAATTCATTTGGCAACAAACAAGATAGTACCGTAGCATAAACCGAATGCGTATGAAAAATAGCATTAATTTCTGGAAAGCGCCGATATAGCGTTCCATGCAACAAAGCTTCAGCAGACGGACGTTTATTTGTAGCTGATAGAGGAGAGGCATTAAAATCTGTAACCAGCATCCCCTCTGAGTTTAATTGACCTTTATGCCACCCAGATACTGTTACTATCATACAGGTGGAAGCAAGCCGAGCTGAAAAATTACCGCTGGTAGCTGGCACCCAGCCCTGATCAAAAAAGAAGCGGCCAGCATCTATCAACTGGGTAATAGTTTGCTGCAGATGAGCATTTCCCTCATTCAAATGCTATAGATCCTCTCGTAATAATTTAGAAACTCAATAGGTGCTTCGACAACCAGCAAAATCTACCTTTTCATAAAGGCGAGTATATTAAAAACAAAACAAATATTACTTCTAATCTCCTAGTGGAGATATTAAAATTAATCGCTACTTCCTTAACATAAAGTTATTTACCCTCATAGAGGAAAAAATAAATCTAATAATAATTAGGATAAATAGCAATCATTAGAATCGAAAAACTATACTATAAGCTCTTAAAGTTGTTTATAGATCCTAGAAAATCTCTAATTATAGAATCTACCAAAAGCTAAAAGGATAATGAGTGATGAGACCAAGCCGTCGTACTCCGGATGAATTACGCCATATTCGCCTTACACGCCATTATACAAAGTATGCCGAAGGTTCGGTATTAGTAGAATTTGGTGATACTCGTGTTATCTGTAATGCTTCAATTGAAGATCGGGTACCTCGATTTCTTAAAGGTGCAGGGCAAGGTTGGATTACTGCTGAATATGGCATGCTACCCCGTTCTACTAATAGCCGAGTGGGGCGAGAAGCTACCCAAGGCCGCCAAGGAGGGCGAACTATGGAAATTCAACGCCTGATTGGTCGCTCTCTACGGGCAGTTGTAGATCTAGTCGCCCTAGGTGAAATCACATTAACCATTGACTGCGATGTTATCCAGGCCGATGGGGGAACCCGCACTGCAGCTATTACGGGAAGCTATGTAGCTTTAGTTGATGCAGTCAATAAGCTTGTCAAAAAAAGAATAATTGCCCGCAATCCTATTCATGGACAAGTAGCCTCAGTATCTGTAGGGATTTATGAAGGAGTACCCGTACTAGATCTAGATTACCAAGAGGATTCAGCTGCTGAAACCGATATGAATGTAGTAATGAATGAGGCTGGTGCATTTATTGAGATCCAAGGAACAGCTGAAGGTCATGCCTTCCGGATGAATGAACTTCAATCCATGTTAGATTTAGCAAAAACTGGGATTACCACCTTGCTTGAAAAACAAATAGAAGCGCTCTCTAGGAACTAATATCATGTTATCGCAGCCTATCGTTCTCGCCAGCCATAATCTTGGTAAATTACAAGAGATCAGCGCTATTTTAAGCCCACTTCAGATTGAATTGATTTCCCAATCCAAGCTCAATATCTCCGAGATTGAAGAAACCGGCCTCAGCTTTGTTGAAAATGCAATTATTAAAGCCCGTCACGCTGCCCGCTATACAGGGTTAGCAGCTATCGCTGATGACTCCGGATTAGAAGTTGATTCACTGAATGGAGAACCAGGAATTTATTCAGCTCGCTATGCGGGTTTAGGTGCCTCTGATCAACAAAATCTAGAAAAATTATTAGAAATGCTAAAAGAAACACCAGAAACACAGCGCCATGCCCGTTATCAATGCTTCATTGTCTATATGCATCATTGGCAAGATCCAACTCCCCTTATCTGCCAAGGCACTTGGGAGGGTCATATTCTCGCCATCCCTCAAGGCAATGGCGGATTTGGCTATGATCCCATTTTTTACCTCCCTAATCACCAGTGTACTGCTGCTCAGCTATCAGCAGCGGAAAAAAACCGCTACAGCCATCGAGGTAAAGCTTTAACCGCTCTACTAACAGCGCTTAACTATAAGAAAAATTAGATCTATCTATATAGTGGGTATTTTTCATTACACTGAAGGCAAAAAATTCGTATTATGTTTCAATTCGATACCTTGCCGCCTCTAGGATTATATATCCATCTTCCTTGGTGCTTGCGTAAATGCCCCTATTGTGATTTTAATTCTCATTTATTACCGGATGAATTTCCTGAGAAAGCTTATATCAATGCCCTCATCAGGGATCTAGAACAAGATCTGCCCCGGGTTTTGGATCGGCCTATCCGGAGTATTTTTATAGGTGGGGGTACACCCAGCCTTTTTTCCCCAGAGACGTTAGATCAATTACTCTCGTGGGTACAAAGCCACCTACCGCTGATATCCCCAATAGAAATTACACTGGAAGCTAATCCCGGAACAGTAGAGCAAGGGCGCTTTACTGAATTTCGTGCCCTTGGCCTCAATCGCCTCTCCCTTGGTATTCAGAGCTTTAATGATAACGCCCTTAAACGCTTAGGCCGAATACACGGCGCCAGAGAATCTCATCAGGCCGTAGTCACAGCTTATAATGCTGGATTTGATAATATCAATTTAGATCTTATGTTCGGCTTACCTGAGCAAACAGAGATTCAAGCGCTTGCGGATATAGAAACAGCCATTCGTTTTATCCCGCATCATATTTCCCATTACCAGCTCACGATTGAACCCCATACCTATTTTCATCGTTATCCGCCTTCATTACCTGCTGAAGAGGCTATCGATGCTTGGCAAATAGCTTGCCATACTCGCTTAGCCAAAGCAGGCTATCATCACTACGAGGTCTCTGCCTTTGCTCAGAAAGATCACCAAAGCCAACATAACCTTAATTACTGGCGCTTTGGAGATTATCTCGGAATCGGCGCTGGTGCCCATGGAAAAATTACCGACCCTAAAACAAACTGCATTATCCGAGTTTGGAAAATTAAACATCCTATGGGGTATCTAGCTAAATCAGATAGTATAGAGAGAATCGCAGGAGAGACGATTCTCTCACCTAAAGAGGCGGCCTTTGAATTTATGCTTAATGCTTTACGTCTAACCACCGGTTTCCCTAGCCAACTCTTTCAAGATCGCACTGGCCTTCCTTTGAGCATAGTAGAGAAAACGCTACAACAAGCACAACAACTAGGGTTAATTGAATGTGACTCCCATAACATCCATCCCACTCAGAAAGGACTCGCTTTGCTTAATGAGT includes the following:
- the mtnC gene encoding acireductone synthase; translation: MIRAIITDIEGTTTSLSFVKDILFPYSRERIACFVKQHAEDPQIVSLLEDVRVVAQDKHLSLEGIISQLIAWIDVDAKVTVLKSLQGILWEEGYWRGDLTSHIYPDVARNLRAWKEVGLTLYIFSSGSVQAQKLLFSHTIAGDLTVFFSGYFDTHIGAKHDPESYQRIAEEIKILPPQILFLSDVEAELNAAAKAGMRTIWLVREEKLIFPATHFQVQDFDSIQIDSF
- a CDS encoding 1,2-dihydroxy-3-keto-5-methylthiopentene dioxygenase translates to MSRLKIYNEDDPNQAATHIQFENIAQYMDEIGVQFQRWEERESLISESSQEEILAAYRDSVDKLCQQYGFKSVDVISIKPDHPEKKGLREKFLKEHTHDDFEVRFFVEGQGQFYLHTQGKVYALLCQSGDLISVPAGIRHWFDMGANPNLKCIRFFTTPDGWVADFTGSDIADRFPRLEQ
- the hemW gene encoding radical SAM family heme chaperone HemW, which gives rise to MFQFDTLPPLGLYIHLPWCLRKCPYCDFNSHLLPDEFPEKAYINALIRDLEQDLPRVLDRPIRSIFIGGGTPSLFSPETLDQLLSWVQSHLPLISPIEITLEANPGTVEQGRFTEFRALGLNRLSLGIQSFNDNALKRLGRIHGARESHQAVVTAYNAGFDNINLDLMFGLPEQTEIQALADIETAIRFIPHHISHYQLTIEPHTYFHRYPPSLPAEEAIDAWQIACHTRLAKAGYHHYEVSAFAQKDHQSQHNLNYWRFGDYLGIGAGAHGKITDPKTNCIIRVWKIKHPMGYLAKSDSIERIAGETILSPKEAAFEFMLNALRLTTGFPSQLFQDRTGLPLSIVEKTLQQAQQLGLIECDSHNIHPTQKGLALLNELLQLFLP
- a CDS encoding methylthioribulose 1-phosphate dehydratase is translated as MNEGNAHLQQTITQLIDAGRFFFDQGWVPATSGNFSARLASTCMIVTVSGWHKGQLNSEGMLVTDFNASPLSATNKRPSAEALLHGTLYRRFPEINAIFHTHSVYATVLSCLLPNELILSDYELLKILPGIKTHQISVRIPIFPNDQDISRLSIVVDDYLAQTPDSPGYLIAGHGLYTWGGSVEQARHRVEALEFLFECEVLRRRL
- the rph gene encoding ribonuclease PH — its product is MRPSRRTPDELRHIRLTRHYTKYAEGSVLVEFGDTRVICNASIEDRVPRFLKGAGQGWITAEYGMLPRSTNSRVGREATQGRQGGRTMEIQRLIGRSLRAVVDLVALGEITLTIDCDVIQADGGTRTAAITGSYVALVDAVNKLVKKRIIARNPIHGQVASVSVGIYEGVPVLDLDYQEDSAAETDMNVVMNEAGAFIEIQGTAEGHAFRMNELQSMLDLAKTGITTLLEKQIEALSRN
- the rdgB gene encoding RdgB/HAM1 family non-canonical purine NTP pyrophosphatase, which encodes MLSQPIVLASHNLGKLQEISAILSPLQIELISQSKLNISEIEETGLSFVENAIIKARHAARYTGLAAIADDSGLEVDSLNGEPGIYSARYAGLGASDQQNLEKLLEMLKETPETQRHARYQCFIVYMHHWQDPTPLICQGTWEGHILAIPQGNGGFGYDPIFYLPNHQCTAAQLSAAEKNRYSHRGKALTALLTALNYKKN